The following proteins are co-located in the Leptospira weilii genome:
- a CDS encoding tetratricopeptide repeat protein: MNQRKFIILFVVIFGISTNYFGDALPTMEEQSKAFQFNQQGIALLSKGDFIQARSFFEKASKLHPQYPEYMNNIGVTYLNEGKLDQAIIYFTQSTERNPSYARAFYNLGVVHQKQQNNEKALQNYLKTVNIDNSITEAYFNLGIIYTRMGNKKQAIESYQKFIDTAPAEYDKPKKDAKYKIEELKKE, translated from the coding sequence ATGAATCAAAGAAAGTTCATTATTCTTTTTGTGGTTATTTTCGGAATTTCCACAAATTACTTTGGAGACGCCTTACCGACAATGGAAGAACAGTCAAAAGCATTTCAATTCAATCAACAAGGTATTGCCTTACTGAGTAAGGGAGATTTTATCCAAGCGCGTTCTTTTTTCGAAAAAGCCTCGAAGCTACACCCCCAATATCCTGAATATATGAATAATATCGGCGTTACTTATTTGAATGAGGGTAAATTAGATCAAGCAATCATTTATTTTACGCAATCAACCGAAAGAAATCCCTCTTATGCAAGAGCTTTTTACAACCTCGGTGTCGTTCATCAAAAGCAGCAGAACAATGAAAAAGCTCTTCAAAACTATCTAAAGACAGTTAATATAGATAACTCCATTACAGAAGCATATTTTAATTTAGGAATTATTTATACTCGTATGGGAAATAAAAAGCAAGCGATTGAAAGTTATCAGAAATTTATTGATACCGCGCCAGCCGAATACGATAAGCCTAAAAAAGATGCAAAATATAAAATTGAAGAACTAAAAAAGGAATGA
- a CDS encoding aldo/keto reductase, with protein MQNVLNQTVTLNNGLSMPILGLGVWKTKSGKECREAVLNALEAGYRHIDTAKIYSNEEDVGKAIRESGISRKEIFITTKLWNADQGSDKTRKALETSLEKLGIDQIDLYLIHFPVTSQRMDSWKELEKAYHDKLCKSIGVSNYTISHLTELLKNSQITPAVNQVEFHPFLNQADLFEYCKKHKIQLEAYSPLAHGQKVEDPKIVEIAKKYHKTSAQILIRWAIEQKIVVIPKSAKKERIVENSKVFDFKISEEDMKILNSLNENFRTCWDPSEVV; from the coding sequence ATGCAAAATGTGTTAAACCAAACAGTTACACTCAACAATGGACTTTCAATGCCCATCTTAGGACTTGGAGTTTGGAAAACCAAATCCGGTAAGGAATGCAGAGAGGCAGTCTTAAATGCTTTGGAAGCGGGTTATCGCCATATCGATACTGCGAAAATTTATTCCAACGAAGAAGACGTAGGTAAAGCGATCCGAGAAAGTGGAATTTCAAGAAAAGAGATTTTCATCACTACAAAACTTTGGAATGCGGATCAAGGGTCGGACAAAACAAGAAAAGCTCTTGAAACCAGTCTCGAAAAATTAGGAATCGATCAAATAGATCTTTATCTCATTCATTTTCCGGTAACTTCCCAAAGAATGGATTCTTGGAAAGAATTGGAAAAAGCGTATCACGATAAACTCTGTAAATCGATCGGAGTTAGTAACTACACGATTTCTCATCTTACGGAGTTATTAAAAAATTCTCAGATCACTCCCGCAGTCAATCAAGTGGAGTTTCATCCTTTTTTAAACCAGGCCGATCTATTTGAATATTGTAAAAAGCATAAGATTCAACTCGAGGCTTATAGTCCCCTCGCTCACGGACAAAAAGTCGAAGATCCGAAAATCGTAGAAATCGCAAAAAAATACCACAAAACGTCGGCGCAGATTTTGATCCGCTGGGCAATTGAGCAAAAGATTGTGGTGATCCCAAAATCCGCAAAAAAAGAAAGAATTGTTGAGAACTCAAAAGTTTTCGACTTTAAAATTTCCGAAGAAGATATGAAAATTCTGAATTCTTTGAATGAAAATTTCAGAACTTGTTGGGATCCTTCCGAAGTCGTTTAG